From a single Bacillus sp. NEB1478 genomic region:
- the flgM gene encoding flagellar biosynthesis anti-sigma factor FlgM, translating to MRINNFNSIQNNPYKKQVQDMKQEQKQSVFKKDEIQISDEAKKLLSTSKFEQERVEKVNEIKQQVDNGTYKVKISETAKSVIDFWSKS from the coding sequence ATGCGTATAAACAACTTCAACTCCATACAAAACAATCCATACAAAAAACAGGTGCAAGATATGAAACAAGAACAAAAACAATCTGTTTTCAAAAAAGATGAAATTCAAATTTCAGATGAAGCTAAAAAGCTTTTATCAACTTCAAAGTTTGAACAAGAACGTGTTGAAAAAGTAAACGAGATTAAACAACAAGTGGATAACGGCACATATAAAGTAAAGATTTCAGAAACAGCAAAATCGGTTATTGATTTCTGGAGTAAATCCTAG
- a CDS encoding TIGR03826 family flagellar region protein, producing MGNLLNCPQCGKLFVKVIRNNCDTCYMEEEKQYDIVYKFIRKSENRNSTLLDVSVATKVPENKIIQFIHQGRIRVKGYPNFTYPCDGCQNPINDGRLCEECKNRIKSDLSIEDFIRQKQEEALPSYHTDDN from the coding sequence ATGGGCAATTTATTGAACTGTCCCCAATGCGGTAAACTTTTTGTAAAGGTGATTCGTAATAACTGTGATACTTGTTATATGGAAGAAGAAAAACAATATGACATTGTATATAAGTTCATTCGTAAAAGTGAAAATCGTAATTCTACCTTACTCGATGTAAGCGTAGCGACGAAGGTTCCAGAAAATAAGATTATTCAATTTATCCATCAAGGAAGAATTCGAGTGAAGGGATATCCTAACTTCACATATCCATGTGATGGTTGTCAAAATCCAATTAATGATGGACGACTGTGTGAAGAATGCAAGAATCGTATCAAATCCGATCTATCCATTGAAGATTTTATTAGACAAAAACAAGAAGAAGCATTACCTTCTTACCATACAGATGACAATTAA
- a CDS encoding ComF family protein gives MSYCLFCHQSYSETWSWGILLGLYRHPMLCQSCHNKLALIKGEICRICGRSFSLFPEQYRQADLCFDCVRWEEDEEWCGVLLKNRSLYVYNDFMKDVISKLKYRGDAEIIKAFYDQTRTLYRRFYNNHIVVPIPLSEERHYERGFNQAKLLANGISSNVHSVLKRTAHEEKQSKKNREDRIMKKVNPFEIENGSSVQDLEILLVDDVYTTGSTIRYAAKVLVDAGAKSVSSLTLGR, from the coding sequence TTGAGTTACTGCCTATTTTGTCATCAGTCTTATTCTGAAACATGGTCATGGGGTATTTTGTTAGGTTTATATCGGCACCCGATGTTGTGCCAGTCATGTCATAACAAGTTAGCATTAATAAAAGGAGAGATTTGCAGAATATGCGGTCGATCATTTTCATTATTTCCCGAGCAATATCGACAAGCAGATCTCTGTTTCGACTGCGTTAGATGGGAAGAAGATGAAGAATGGTGTGGAGTTTTGTTAAAAAATCGTTCCCTTTATGTTTATAATGACTTTATGAAAGATGTTATTTCAAAATTGAAGTATCGTGGTGACGCGGAAATAATTAAAGCATTTTATGACCAGACTCGAACGTTATACAGGAGATTCTATAATAATCATATTGTCGTTCCTATTCCTTTAAGTGAAGAACGTCATTATGAAAGGGGATTTAATCAAGCGAAATTACTGGCAAATGGTATTAGCTCAAATGTCCATTCCGTTTTAAAAAGAACGGCGCATGAAGAAAAACAAAGTAAAAAGAATCGAGAAGACCGTATAATGAAAAAAGTTAACCCTTTTGAAATTGAGAATGGTTCCTCTGTTCAAGATTTAGAGATTCTCCTTGTAGATGACGTTTATACAACGGGCAGCACGATACGTTATGCGGCAAAAGTCTTAGTTGATGCGGGAGCAAAAAGTGTCTCTTCCTTAACATTAGGCAGATAA